The window TGAACCGCACGACCGCGTTACCCGCTTGGGCATGCTCGATGAGGATTCGATTAATCCGCTCCTGCGGCGTTGCTTTGCCGAACGGCACCTTGCCGACATCGATGATCTTGACAGCGGGCCCCAGCCCGGCGAGGACCGATAACGGCGCCAACCGGTCAGCGACGACGACATCCGCGGCGCGCAACGCGTCGAGCCCCGCAATGGTCATTAGGCCTGGATCGCCTGGACCACCCCCGACCAAGGTCACCCGGCCCACACCGGAGACGTGGTGCTCGCCGCCGGATTCCCGGATACACCACAGACGCCGTTGCTCGCACGCGCGGGCGATCCTGCCGTCCACGGTGGCGACTTCGGTGGCCGCGATGGCCAACCACACATGCTCAAGGTCACCTTCGTCGAACTCACGCTGCTCCCAGGTGAGCAGACCGCGCCCGGCCAGATCGTCGACTGTCGCTTCAGCCTCGCGGCTGATCACGGTGACCGACGCCGCCGCATGCAGCAAAGCACCGACGTGACGTAGCGCTGCTCCACCGCCCCCGAAAACGACCACGGCGCGCCCGGCCAGGTCAACCCTCGCCCAGTAGTTCTGCCGGGAGCTGGGTTCGAAGGACAATTCGGCAGCGCCGACGCCGGTGCGTACGTCGGACATGTGATTCTCCTGGCCGCCGTGGGCTCGTTGTTCGGTCATGGTCATCGCCAGACGTCTCAGTACCGAGCTCCGCCGGGTACCCATAGCACGTCGCCATGTTCGCGATTGCTGTAGCGGGCGAAGATGAACAGCAGGTCAGACAGTCGATTTAGGTAAGTGATCGTCAGCGTGTTCATCGTGTCGGCATACTCAGCGTGCGCCCGCCAGGCTGCCCTTTCCGCGCGACGGGCGACGGTGCGCGCAACATGCAGATGCGCCGCCGCCGGGGAGCCGCCATTGAGGATGAATGACCGCAATGGCTCCAGTTGTTCGTTGAACTCATCGCACCACTTCTCCAATCGGTCAACGTAGTCCTGAGTGACCCGCAGTGGCGGATGTTTCGGATCGGGCACCACCGGTGTGCTCAGATCAGCGCCTACGTCGAAAAGGTCGTTCTGGATGTGCAGCAGCACCGCGCCGACTGCGTCATCGATCTCCGGGATGGACAGCGCGACACCGATATGCGCGTTCGTCTCGTCGACCGTGGCGTACGCCTCGAGCCGCGGGTCGAGTTTGGATGTCTCACTCAAGTCGCCCAGACGCGTCGTGCCGCTATCTCCCGTGCGGGTGTAGATGCGGGTCAGGTTCACCATCGTTGTCATGCCCCCCGCAGGATCAGGGCGTCACCCTGGCCACCCGCGCCGCACAGCGCGGCGATGCCGTAGCCAGAGCCGCGCCGCTTGAGCTCGAGCGCGACGTGCAGCGCGATCCGCGCTCCTGACATCCCGATGGGGTGCCCGACGGCGATCGCACCGCCGTGGACGTTGACTTTCTCCGGATCGATGCCCAGTTCCTTCGTCGATGCCAACGACACTGCGGCGAAGGCCTCGTTGATCTCGATGACATCCAGTTGGTCGAGCGAGATGCCCTCGCGCGCAACGGCTTTCTTGATCGCGTTGGCCGGCTGGCTCTGCAGCGTGGAATCCGGACCGGCGACCGCACCGTGCGCGCCGATCTCGACCAGCCAGTCCAGGCCCAGATCTTCTGCCTTGGCCTTGTTCATGACGACGACGGCGCACGCCCCGTCGGAGATCTGCGACGCGGATCCGGCGGTGATGGTGCCGTCCTTGCGGAAGGCCGGCTTCAGGCCGCTCAGCGATTCGGCGGTGGTGTTGGCGCGGATGCCCTCATCCTGGGCGAATTCGATGGGGTCGCCCTTGCGCTGCGGGATGCTGACCGGCACCACCTCGTCGGCGAAGACGCCGTCTTTCCACGCCGCCGCCGCCTTCTGGTGCGACGCCGCGGCGAGCTCGTCCTGCTCTGCCCTGGTGAACTTGTCGGTATCGTTGCGCTGCTCAGTGAGCGCGCCCATGGGCTGATCAGTGAAGACGTCGTACAGGCCGTCGTAGGCCAGGTGATCGCGGACGGTGACGTCGCCGTACTTGTAACCGGCCCGGCTGTCCAGCAGCAGATGCGGCGCCTTGCTCATCGATTCCTGCCCACCGGCGACCACGACCTCGAACTCGCCGGCGCGAATCAGCTGGTCGGCCAGGGCGATGGCGTCGATACCGGACAGGCACATCTTGTTGATCGTTAGCGAGGGCACGTCCCAGCCGATGCCTGCGGCGATGGCCGACTGCCGGGCCGGCATCTGGCCCGCACCTGCGGTCAGCACCTGGCCCATGATCACGTAGTCCACCAGCGACGCCGGCACCTTGGCCTTCTCCAACGCCGCCTTGATGGCGATCCCGCCGAGATTGGAACCGGAGAAGTCCTTCAGTGAACCCATCAGCTTGCCAATCGGTGTGCGCGCTCCGGACACGATGACTGAGGTCGTCATGGCCACCTCTCGTTTAGTAGACACGCCCGATCTCGTCGACCAGAGGGCGCATGAGCTGGTGTTAACCAAGGTAGTAACATCTGTGGTTGACCACAGCGTGGTTCTACCATATGTACAGTGAGGTGATCTGCGCAACAGAGTGGGAGAAAAATGGCGACGGACACAACTCGCTTATTACGCGATGCTGCACCATACGGTCCCCCACAGATGTCACCTCGTTTGCAACGAGACCCCGAGGCGGCCGAGCAGATCTTGGGACGCACCCGCCGCGATCTGTGTCCAGGCGTGTCGAGACCGTGGGTCGCCGACGACGGGCTTATGGTGCGCTTGCGGTTGGTGGGCGGCCGGCTGCCTGTTGAGGTGCTCGGCAGGCTGATGGACATCAGCCAGCAGCACGCCGACGGGCACCTATATCTCACGACGCGGGCAAACCTGCAAATCCGTGGTCTACCGGAAATTAACGGCACACTGCCCCCTGCAGTCGTGACCGCCCTGGCGGCCACCGGCCTCATACCCTCCACCACTCACGAGCTGGTGCGCAACATCCTGGTCTCACCCCAGTCCGGCATTGCCGGTGGGCGCGCGAACCTGCGTTCTGTGGCGTCGTGCCTGGATGCGGCGTTGCGCGCCGATCCGGCACTGGCGCTGCTGCCGGGCCGTTTCCTGTTCACGCTGGATGATGGCCGCGGCGATATGCTTGACAGACTGACCGGAACCGGCCGTCGCGGCACAGATTTGGGTCTCGTCGTCCTGACCGAGACCGATGTGCAACTGCGGATTGGCGACCATTGGGGCGAGGTCGTTCGGCTCGATGAAGCGGCTCTGCACCTGGCAGGATTGGCGGCCGCCTTCGTCAACGCCCGCGGACCAGCCACCTCAGCGCCATGGCACCTGCGCGAACTGGTCGCTCCCTTACGCCAGCCGATCGTGGCCGACCCCCGCGTTCCGGTGCCGACCCCACCGCTGGCTTACGGCGCAGTGTCCGGCGGCGAACACGTGTCGGTGCGTGACGGCGTCCTCACCCCTGAGTTGGCGCGAACGCTACTCGCCACGATCATTCCCAGCACTGGAAGCGAGGCCGGCGCCGAGGTCATCGTGACCCCGTGGCATGGAATCTTCGTCCCGCACATCGAGGAGGCAGCTCAATGACTGGTCCGCAGACCCACGCAATCGCGCGTCCCACCAAACGCTATGAGTACATTGACGACGGCCCGGCCATCTATGTCGAGTCGTTCGCGATGATCCGTCGCGAAGCCGACCTGTCCGCAATTCCGATCGAGGCCGAGAAATTAGCGGTTCGCATGGTGCACGGCACCGGGGAACCGGCGCTGACCAAGGACCTGGTCATCCATCCCGATTTGGTGCGCGCCAGCGCGACCGCGCTGCGAGCGGGCGCGCCCATTCTGTGCGACGCCACCATGGTCGCCACCGGTGTCACGGCGGGACGTTTGCCCGCCGGCAATGACGTGCACTGCTTCTTACACGACGCGCAAGTGCCCGGCCTCGCCCGCGCCTGGGGCACCACCCGCACCGCGGCCGCCGTCTCGTTGTGGGAGCCGTTCCTGCTCGGAGCGGTCATCGCGATCGGCAACGCCCCCACCGCGCTGTTTCACCTGCTGGAGATGATCCTCGACGGCGCGCCCCGGCCCGCCGCGATCATCGGTTGCCCAGTCGGATTCATCGGAGCGCAAGAGTCCAAGGACGCCCTCACTTCCTTCGCCGACGACCATGGCATCGACATCCCTTACGTGACCATCCGCGGGCGCCGCGGCGGGTCGGCAATCACCTCCTCGGCGCTCAATGCGTTGGCCTCGGAGGCGGAATGAGCAACAGCACCCGCGGGCGGTTCTACGGCGTCGGACTGGGACCGGGAGACCCCGAGTTGATCACCCTCAAGGCCGCCAGGATCATCGCTGAAGCCGACGTCATCGCCTATCACGCCGGGGTCAACAAGCAGTCCTACGCCCGCCGCATCGCGGCCGACCTCATCACCGCCGACGCGATCGAAGAAGAGCTGCGCTACCCGGTCACTACCGGCAGTACCGATCATCCCGGCGGGTACGCTGGTGCGCTCGCTGAGTTTTATGAGCACTCTGCTGCCCGGATGGCCGTCCACCTCGACGCAGGTCGGACGGTCGCGCTCCTGGCCGAAGGTGATCCCCTCTTCTACGGCTCTTATATGTATATGCATGACCGGTTAAGCACTCGCTACGTGACCGAAATCATCCCTGGCCTACCTGCATTCGTCGCCGCGACCGCCGCCACCGCCACACCGTTGGTGCGACAGACTGATGTGCTCACGGTGCTACCGGGAACCCTTCCGGAAGCCGAACTGGCCCGCCGCCTGGCCGATACCGACGGCGCCATCGTTATGAAGCTCGGTCGCACCTTTCCCGCCGTCCGGCGGGCGCTGGCCGCGTCAGGCCGGCTCGGGCACGCGCTGTATGTGGAGCGGGCCAGCCACGAACAACAACGCTGGCTGCCCGTGGCCGACGTCGACGAGACCTCCGTGCCCTACCTGTCCCTGATCGTCGTCAACGGCGACTCCCTCAACGGGCAGCGCTCACGAACGCCCGCTGAACAGAGCCCGGCGACAGTGCCCCCAGCTATCGGTGTGGCCGCTGAGCTCGTGGTGGTCGGTCTCGGACCCGGACCGGACGGCTGGCTAACCCCGGAGGCGGCGGCAACACTCGCCGAGGTCGATCATGTCGTCGGATACGGGCCCTACATCGCCCGCGTCCCGCAGCGGGTCGGACTACAGCGCCACGCCTCCGGCAACACCGTTGAAGTCGACCGCGCCCGCTTCGCCCTGGACCTGGCCAGCCGCGGCAAGAAAGTAGCGGTGGTCTCCGGCGGTGACGCTGGTGTATTCGGCATGGCCGCAGCAGTTTTCGAAGCCGCCGAGGACGCCCGGTACGCCCACGTCCCCATCACAGTGTTGCCCGGGGTCTCCGCGGTCCAGGCCGTCGCAGCGCGCGCAGGAGCGCCGATCGGCGCCGACTTCGCCGTGGTCAGCCTTTCTGACCGACTCAAACCGTGGTCGATAATCGAAACTCGGCTGCGGGCGATCGCCGACGCCGACCTGGTGCTCGCCATCTACAACCCAGCCTCTCGATCGCGTCCCGACCAAATCGCGATCGCCCGAAAAGTGCTGCTGGAACATCGCCGTAGCGACACCGTCGTCGTGATCGGACGCGATGTCGGCCGCGCACAGGAATCGCTGCAGATCACCACCCTCGGCGGCCTCGATACCGACACCATCGACATGAAATGTCTCCTGCTCGTGGGTGCTTCCACCACTCGCGTGACTGCGACGGGCCAAGTGTGGACGCCGCGGTGGGTGAAATGACCGGACCGATGAAACCGGTGAGTGCTGTGCAGTTCGTCGGTGCTGGACCCGGTGCGGCGGATCTGCTTACCCTGCGTGCCGCGCGATTGCTCAGCGAAGCTGATGTGGTGCTGTATCCCGGCAGCTACCTTGACGCGGCGATACTCGACATCTGCTCTCGGGCCGGCGATTTGATCGATACTCAGGATTTGAACCTCGACGCCATCATCGCCCGGATCGTGGCGGCACAGCAGGCGGGCCTGCGGGTGGTGCGCCTGGTCTCCGGCGATCCGACGCTCTACAGCGCGGTGTTCGAGCAGACCCGACGACTCGACGCGGCCGGCGTGCCGTGGTCGGTCACACCAGGCGTTCCAGCCTATGCTGCGGCGGCGGCCCGGGTCGGCCGGGAACTGACCGTCCCGTTGGTCACCCAGTCGGTAGTACTCACGCGCACCCAGCAACGGTCGACCCCGATGCCAGAATCTGAGTCATTGGCGGCGTTCGCGGCGACCCGAGCGACCTTGGTGCTTCATCTGGCCATCACCCGTATCCGCCTGATCATGGCCGAGCTCACGTCGTCGCACGGACCGGACTGCCCTGTTGTGGTGGTGTACCGCGCTTCTCAGCCACAAGAACTTGTCCTGCGCGGCACGGTGGTCGATATCGCCGATCAGGTCGAGGCGGCCGGGCTGCGCCAGGCCGCAGTCATTCTCGTGGGCCGCGCCCTCGCCGATCGCCCGGACCCCTGCGGGGGCGACAGTCATCTCTACGACCCCTGCCGCGACCGCTCAGCACAGCAGACAGGTGAGCGGGGATGACGACGCCGATGAGGACCGCTGTTCCCCCCTCTGCCCTGCGCAACCTCTACGACGTGATCTACCGGCGGCGTGACACCCGCCGGGAGTTCAGTGGTGACCCAGTGACCGCCGACGTACTCGACCGGGTGCTGTCGGCCGCTCACGCGGCGCCGTCGGTAGGGATGTCCCAGCCCTGGGATTTCATCCTCGTCCGATCGCCCGGGACTCTGGCGGCTTTTCGCGACCATGTCGCCGCAGAGCGCGACATCTTTGCCACCTCGCTCAACAGTGAACGGGCCGAAACCTTTTCCCGAATCAAGATCGAGGGCATCAGCGAATCAGGTCTTGGCATCGTTGTCGGCTATGACCCCACCCGCGGCGGCCCGCAGGTTCTGGGAAGACACGCCATCGCCGACGCCGGGCTGTACTCGGTGATCTGCGCAATTCAGAATCTGTGGCTCGCCGCCACCGCCGAAGGGCTCGGTGTCGGGTGGGTGTCGTTCTACCGCGAGGAGTTCTTGCGCTCACTGGTGGCAATGCCCCCGCACGTGCGTCCCGTCGCGTGGTTATGTGTTGGCCAGGTGGCCGGCCTGCCCGACGTCCCCGACCTCGAGCATCACGGCTGGCGCGGACGTTGTCCCCTGCAGGCCGTCGTGCACGAAGAGCGCTACACCGCGCGGTGACAAAGGATTTCGATGATCTCAGAGCCGGGTGAACGCCCACTGCGTGACGGCCCGCGCCGGCGTCCACCCGGTGAACGAGCCCACCGGTGCGGCACGCTCGATGTGGATCCGGGTGAGCTCCCCGCCACGGTCCCGATAGGCCTGTCCGAGCAGGACCTCAGTCTCTACCGTCACTCCGTGCACGACGAGCCGCCCACCGGGCCGCAACGCCTGCAGGCAAGCGTCGAGTACCCCCGCACGGGTGCCGCCGCCACCGATGAACACGGCGTCGGGGGCCGGCAGGCCGTTCAGAGCCTCAGGTGCGCTGCCGTGGACGATCTCCACGCCCGGAACGCCGAGAGTTCTTGCATTGCAGCCGATTCGAGCGGCGCGGACACCGTCCGCCTCGACAGCCACCGCGCGACACGTCGGATGTGCGCGCATCCACTCGATTCCGACGGAGCCCGCGCCCGCTCCCACATCCCAGAGGAGCTGGCCAGGCGCGGGCATCAAGCGGGCCAGCGCCGCCGCTCGCAGATCCCGCTTCGTGAGCTGGCCATCGTGTTCAAACATGTCGTCAGGCAATCCGGTGGCCCAGCCAGTCCCCAATGGCCCGAGCAGTTCCACCGCGACCACATTCAATCGGGGCACCACCCCGGCGAACTCACCTGCTGTCGTCTCCAACCGCGTTTCCGAAGGGCTGCCGAGGTTGCCCAGCACCACCATCCGGCTCGACCCGTAACCGCGAGGAACCAACAGATCGGCGACTTCGGCCGGCCTTTGTTCGTCAGCGGACAGCACCAGGACCCGACGACCCGGCGCCAACTCTCGCAGCACCGTATGCGTATCGCGTCCAACGACGCTGACCACTGCGGTCGACTCCGCCGACCAGCCCATCCGCGCGCGGGCCAATGCCACCGAGGACACGTGCGGAGTCACCCTGACCCGGCCCGCGCCGAGCAGGTCGATCAGCATGCTGCCGATCCCGCTGACCATGGGATCGCCGGAGGCCACCGCGACCAGTCGGCGGCCGCGGTGAGCTGCCAGCAAGGCAGGCACTTGGGTGCGAAGCGGGGTGGGCCACACGACTCGCTGTTGGTCTGCCACCTCGGGAAGCAGGCCGAGCTGCCGTGGGGCCCCCAGGATGACTTCGGCGGCGCAGATAGCCGACTGGGCACCTTCTGGCAGCCCGGCCCAGCCGTCCGCCCCGATACCTACCACGGTGAGACGCACATCGGGGACCAGCACGGCGGCGATGCTAGCGTGACAGACGCGAGGTGCCCCGTGTGCCCCCGTGTCGGAAACGGCGCGGAAGCCGCTCGGGGAGAATCTGGGAAGTCCGGTGAGAGTCCGGCACAGGCCCGCTGCGGTGATCCAAGCCGCTCCTGCTGGCACGGGAGCCGGACTCGGTCAGTCCGAAGACCGGCCTCGCGCGCACCCGTCCCGGGTCACCATGATGAGCGGAGCCTCCCCTAATGCAGTTGTACCCCTTCACTGCCGTTCTCGGCGCTAATCCCGACGCCGCCGACGGGCTCGACGATATGGCCCTGGCGTTGGTGCTCAATGTGATCGCCCCCAGCATCGGCGGTGTGCTGGTGCGCGGCGAGAAAGGCACCGCCAAGTCAACTCTAGTGCGAGCGTTGACCCAAATACTGCCGCCCATCAATGTGATTGCCGGTGACCGTTTCTCCACCGATCCAGCTGAGCCGCAGCCGCTCTCGCCGGACGGCCCATTCGAGGCGGATGTCGCTGTCGAAACTCGTGCGGTGCGGCTCGTTGAATTACCGGTCGGCGCCACCGAGGATCGGGTCGCCGGCTCCATCCACCTCGAACGGGCTCTCGCCGAGGGGGCCGTGCACTTCGAGCCCGGACTGTTGGCCAAAGCGCACCGCGGCATCCTCTATGTCGACGAGGTCAACCTGCTGCACGATCACCTGGTCGATCTTCTGCTTGATGCCGCCGCCATGGGCCAACTTACTGTCGAGCGGGACGGCATCTCCGTCACGCACGCGGCCAAGTTCGTGATTGTCGGCACGATGAATCCTGAAGAGGGTGAACTGCGGCCGCAACTGCTGGACCGCTTCGGTCTCACCGTGGAGGTCGCTGCGCCGCGGGAACCTGCCCAGCGGGCCGAGGTGGTGCGGCGGCGGCTGCTCTTTGACGCCGACCCCGAAGGTTTCCGCGGTCACTATGCCGAGGCCGAACAGCGGCTGCGCAGCCGTATCGAAGAGTCGCAGAGCCGAATGGCCTCCGTCGAGGTCACGTCGGAGGTGTTGCACACAGTCGCCGAGGTGTGTTCAGCTTTCGGAGTCGACGGTATGCGCGGCGACATCGTCACCGCCCGAACCGCTGCCGCTCACGCGGCATGGCAGGGTCGCGAGGCCATCACCGCCGACGACCTCCGGGTGGCTGCCCGTCTGGCGCTGCCCCATCGACGCCGACGCAACCCGTTCGATGCACCGGGTCTGAGCGACAGCGAGCTCGATGAATTGCTGCCGCCCAACACTGGCCACACCGACCCCGAACCGGACCCGAACCCGGATGGCCCTGGGGGCGGGGACGGCACTTCCGCCGAGCAGGGTGAGGCGCCGTCCTCTGATCCTGGCC is drawn from Candidatus Mycolicibacterium alkanivorans and contains these coding sequences:
- a CDS encoding cobalt-precorrin-4/precorrin-4 C(11)-methyltransferase; its protein translation is MTGPMKPVSAVQFVGAGPGAADLLTLRAARLLSEADVVLYPGSYLDAAILDICSRAGDLIDTQDLNLDAIIARIVAAQQAGLRVVRLVSGDPTLYSAVFEQTRRLDAAGVPWSVTPGVPAYAAAAARVGRELTVPLVTQSVVLTRTQQRSTPMPESESLAAFAATRATLVLHLAITRIRLIMAELTSSHGPDCPVVVVYRASQPQELVLRGTVVDIADQVEAAGLRQAAVILVGRALADRPDPCGGDSHLYDPCRDRSAQQTGERG
- a CDS encoding cob(I)yrinic acid a,c-diamide adenosyltransferase, producing the protein MTTMVNLTRIYTRTGDSGTTRLGDLSETSKLDPRLEAYATVDETNAHIGVALSIPEIDDAVGAVLLHIQNDLFDVGADLSTPVVPDPKHPPLRVTQDYVDRLEKWCDEFNEQLEPLRSFILNGGSPAAAHLHVARTVARRAERAAWRAHAEYADTMNTLTITYLNRLSDLLFIFARYSNREHGDVLWVPGGARY
- a CDS encoding nitrite reductase; the encoded protein is MSPRLQRDPEAAEQILGRTRRDLCPGVSRPWVADDGLMVRLRLVGGRLPVEVLGRLMDISQQHADGHLYLTTRANLQIRGLPEINGTLPPAVVTALAATGLIPSTTHELVRNILVSPQSGIAGGRANLRSVASCLDAALRADPALALLPGRFLFTLDDGRGDMLDRLTGTGRRGTDLGLVVLTETDVQLRIGDHWGEVVRLDEAALHLAGLAAAFVNARGPATSAPWHLRELVAPLRQPIVADPRVPVPTPPLAYGAVSGGEHVSVRDGVLTPELARTLLATIIPSTGSEAGAEVIVTPWHGIFVPHIEEAAQ
- a CDS encoding precorrin-8X methylmutase, which encodes MTGPQTHAIARPTKRYEYIDDGPAIYVESFAMIRREADLSAIPIEAEKLAVRMVHGTGEPALTKDLVIHPDLVRASATALRAGAPILCDATMVATGVTAGRLPAGNDVHCFLHDAQVPGLARAWGTTRTAAAVSLWEPFLLGAVIAIGNAPTALFHLLEMILDGAPRPAAIIGCPVGFIGAQESKDALTSFADDHGIDIPYVTIRGRRGGSAITSSALNALASEAE
- the cobA gene encoding uroporphyrinogen-III C-methyltransferase yields the protein MSDVRTGVGAAELSFEPSSRQNYWARVDLAGRAVVVFGGGGAALRHVGALLHAAASVTVISREAEATVDDLAGRGLLTWEQREFDEGDLEHVWLAIAATEVATVDGRIARACEQRRLWCIRESGGEHHVSGVGRVTLVGGGPGDPGLMTIAGLDALRAADVVVADRLAPLSVLAGLGPAVKIIDVGKVPFGKATPQERINRILIEHAQAGNAVVRFKGGDSFLFGRGGEELIACVAAGVPVSVIPGVTSAFAVPACAGIPVTHRGVTQGVTVVSGHVPPDDPASTVDYEALARCGTTLVFLMAVSTLPAIAEALLGYGMAPETAAVTIADGTLAQQRTVRGTLSTIAKDVAVAGLMPPAITVIGSVADFDPAAMPHRTSPDDPSTAAMIRPVGANSDITSR
- the bluB gene encoding 5,6-dimethylbenzimidazole synthase; amino-acid sequence: MTTPMRTAVPPSALRNLYDVIYRRRDTRREFSGDPVTADVLDRVLSAAHAAPSVGMSQPWDFILVRSPGTLAAFRDHVAAERDIFATSLNSERAETFSRIKIEGISESGLGIVVGYDPTRGGPQVLGRHAIADAGLYSVICAIQNLWLAATAEGLGVGWVSFYREEFLRSLVAMPPHVRPVAWLCVGQVAGLPDVPDLEHHGWRGRCPLQAVVHEERYTAR
- a CDS encoding VWA domain-containing protein, whose protein sequence is MQLYPFTAVLGANPDAADGLDDMALALVLNVIAPSIGGVLVRGEKGTAKSTLVRALTQILPPINVIAGDRFSTDPAEPQPLSPDGPFEADVAVETRAVRLVELPVGATEDRVAGSIHLERALAEGAVHFEPGLLAKAHRGILYVDEVNLLHDHLVDLLLDAAAMGQLTVERDGISVTHAAKFVIVGTMNPEEGELRPQLLDRFGLTVEVAAPREPAQRAEVVRRRLLFDADPEGFRGHYAEAEQRLRSRIEESQSRMASVEVTSEVLHTVAEVCSAFGVDGMRGDIVTARTAAAHAAWQGREAITADDLRVAARLALPHRRRRNPFDAPGLSDSELDELLPPNTGHTDPEPDPNPDGPGGGDGTSAEQGEAPSSDPGPSGSESVAHQPAPVGAGEPYKARLFTVDGLGAGQAGRRSRARTTTGHRIGATPSAAAATGIHLLETVRTAAPFQSARGRTRGRLILQASDLRRAVREGREANLILFVVDTSGSMAARQRMQQVKTAILSLLLDAYRRRDRVGLVTFRDSGAEVALPPTRSVDIAARRLDDLPAGGRTPLAEGLLATAEVVRREHLKDPGHRPLLVVVTDGRATAGADAVGRSRQAANYLAAQGISCVVVDCESGRMRMGLARSLAEHMAANHVWLADVNAQALTDIVRDATREGAA
- a CDS encoding acetyl-CoA C-acetyltransferase; translated protein: MTTSVIVSGARTPIGKLMGSLKDFSGSNLGGIAIKAALEKAKVPASLVDYVIMGQVLTAGAGQMPARQSAIAAGIGWDVPSLTINKMCLSGIDAIALADQLIRAGEFEVVVAGGQESMSKAPHLLLDSRAGYKYGDVTVRDHLAYDGLYDVFTDQPMGALTEQRNDTDKFTRAEQDELAAASHQKAAAAWKDGVFADEVVPVSIPQRKGDPIEFAQDEGIRANTTAESLSGLKPAFRKDGTITAGSASQISDGACAVVVMNKAKAEDLGLDWLVEIGAHGAVAGPDSTLQSQPANAIKKAVAREGISLDQLDVIEINEAFAAVSLASTKELGIDPEKVNVHGGAIAVGHPIGMSGARIALHVALELKRRGSGYGIAALCGAGGQGDALILRGA
- a CDS encoding precorrin-2 C(20)-methyltransferase, with the protein product MSNSTRGRFYGVGLGPGDPELITLKAARIIAEADVIAYHAGVNKQSYARRIAADLITADAIEEELRYPVTTGSTDHPGGYAGALAEFYEHSAARMAVHLDAGRTVALLAEGDPLFYGSYMYMHDRLSTRYVTEIIPGLPAFVAATAATATPLVRQTDVLTVLPGTLPEAELARRLADTDGAIVMKLGRTFPAVRRALAASGRLGHALYVERASHEQQRWLPVADVDETSVPYLSLIVVNGDSLNGQRSRTPAEQSPATVPPAIGVAAELVVVGLGPGPDGWLTPEAAATLAEVDHVVGYGPYIARVPQRVGLQRHASGNTVEVDRARFALDLASRGKKVAVVSGGDAGVFGMAAAVFEAAEDARYAHVPITVLPGVSAVQAVAARAGAPIGADFAVVSLSDRLKPWSIIETRLRAIADADLVLAIYNPASRSRPDQIAIARKVLLEHRRSDTVVVIGRDVGRAQESLQITTLGGLDTDTIDMKCLLLVGASTTRVTATGQVWTPRWVK
- the cbiE gene encoding precorrin-6y C5,15-methyltransferase (decarboxylating) subunit CbiE yields the protein MLVPDVRLTVVGIGADGWAGLPEGAQSAICAAEVILGAPRQLGLLPEVADQQRVVWPTPLRTQVPALLAAHRGRRLVAVASGDPMVSGIGSMLIDLLGAGRVRVTPHVSSVALARARMGWSAESTAVVSVVGRDTHTVLRELAPGRRVLVLSADEQRPAEVADLLVPRGYGSSRMVVLGNLGSPSETRLETTAGEFAGVVPRLNVVAVELLGPLGTGWATGLPDDMFEHDGQLTKRDLRAAALARLMPAPGQLLWDVGAGAGSVGIEWMRAHPTCRAVAVEADGVRAARIGCNARTLGVPGVEIVHGSAPEALNGLPAPDAVFIGGGGTRAGVLDACLQALRPGGRLVVHGVTVETEVLLGQAYRDRGGELTRIHIERAAPVGSFTGWTPARAVTQWAFTRL